The genomic window CAGCTCTTTCACCACACCGTTTTACGTAAAAGCATAGGACTACCCCATGTCTGACATCACCCGTCTGAACAAAGGCCCACGCATGAGCCAGGCCGTCATTTACAACGGTATCGTACATCTTTCCGGTCAGGTCGACACCAACGGCAAAACCGCCGCCGACCAGACACGCGCTATTCTGGCAAACATCGAAACACTGCTGGAGGAAGCCGGCTCCAACAAATCCCGCATCCTGCAAGCCACCATCTGGCTGAATGATGTTGCTGACTTTGACGAGATGAACTCTGTCTGGGACGCATGGGTTGACCCACAAAACCCACCGGCCCGCGCCTGCGGCGAATGCAAACTCGCCCTAGACAGCCTCAAAGTAGAAATCCTCATCACAGCCGCCGCGGCTTGATTGCTCGCTCTATAGTCGACGCATGGGCTCATTTTGGCCCATGCCGATAGCTTCTAAATCAGCGCTTCAAGGATATAACTGAGGACATTTCTTAACACCATCGCTGATGCAATTTTAAATTGCATATAGTTATATATGCACCTAACCTTTTTCTTGTGCATTCTGCATTCATTTATAGAGTTAGCGACAATGAACAATACAGTTCTAGACCATTCAACCAATCTTGCCCCTTCAGTAGAAGAGAGCAACCAAATTACTGAATTCTTGAAACTGACGGTACCAGGCATCAGCCAAAGAGGCAGATTAGGAAGTTCCGTTGCAGTTAATGAGGCAGGGGTTATCGCTGTAGGAGCAAGTACAGCTGCCGAAGCAGACCTAATTCTATCTGGCTCTGTTACAGTCTTTCGTCCTCTAGGCGATGGCAGCTATGAGGAAGTATATATAGCTGCACCAGAAGATCTTGCCGAAGCTCAATTCGGCGAGGCAATAAGCATCATGAACGACGGTACGCTGATTGTTGGCGCTCCTCATGCCAGTCCAGATGGCTTCGTTCGAGGGGGCGCCGTCTATGTGTACCCAATTGGTAACGATGGATACTATTCTACCCCCATCAAACTAATAGCCTCAGACACCAGCCATGTTGACTTCTTCGGCTCCGCAGTCTCGGTAAATGAAAGTGGACAAATTGTAGTAGCAGCAAAGGGTGATGATGCAGACGGTGTCTATAACGCCGGTGCTATCTACGTCTTTACTCCTCAAGAAGATGGCAGTTACAAGGAACTAAAACTGAGTTCTCCTTCTGTAGCCGCCTACTTTGGTTCATCAGTCTCCATTAATGAGGACGGCCTTATTGCTGTCGGAGCTTCTGGCGAGCATGATTCAACAGGGGCTTTATACATCTACAAACCTACAGAGAGTGGATATGATAACCCAATCAAACTTGAAGTAGACGACCTATTTTTCTATGACCAGTTTGGAGCTGCTGTGTCAGTCAATGATGTTGGAGAGATTTTGGTGAGTCAGCCAGGCAACATGGTTGATGGAAAATATGTTGCAGGTTCTGTTTTGCTTTTCAAACCAGACCCGCAAGGAAACTACACTCAAAAAAAGAATTTACTGTATCCGATCCAGCTGATGGCCACATGTTTGGCTCCTCTGTCGCCATGAATTCTTCTGGTGTAGTCGTTATCGGAGCAAAGGCAATGGAAACAGGTGGTTTTGTCTCTGTGTTCAAAGTCCAGGATGACGGTAGCTACAAAGAGTTTAAAGTCGCAGTACCTGATACGATATATGCTGATGAGTTTGGGTATTCTATAGCCATCAATGAAGCTGGAACAATCATCATCGGCAAGCCAGGTGAAGACACAGAAACCGCCTATAATACTGGCGCAATTTATGTCCTTGAACCAGACGAAAACGGCAACTACACCAGTACGGCTAATGAGACGCAGCCAGAAATGACTGATAACGAAACCTTCGATTTCTCACAAAGTGGTTTTGGTCAGGCAACACTTGTAGATTTTGAAGTGGGTGAAGGCTCAAATGATGTGATCGAATTTGATCAGGCGGTATTTGCTGATTTCGATGAAGTGATTGCTGCTACCAGCACGAATGGTGCTGATACGGTCATCACTCTTGACGCTGATAACTCTGTCACATTGAAGAATGTTTCATTGGCAGACCTTCACGCAGATGATTTCCAGTTTGTCTAAGTCGAGCATGCAGGCCAATAACTTCAAACTCTTCGAGTAGCTGTTGGCTTGCAACTGCTCTTCCTGATCAGAATTGCAAAACACTCAGAGAGAGGACTTGGTCTTTCTCTCTGAGGGCTTATAAGCGGCCATCCGAGTAGAGCTCCAGAAGCGCGAGGAGGGTGGCGTAGAGCCAGATTGCGAGAGGCAAGCCGAGGGCGTAGAGGATGCCTGTTGTGAGAAGTTTGGCGGATGCGCGCCTGAACGCGGTATTCTGACTGCGCCAGAAAGCAGGAGTTAGAACAGCGAGCTTATGTCTCTTGCCGGAAGAGTGCTTTCGAAGCAGGTCATACTCGGACTTCTGAGTGATCCTGTAAAAGGTGAAGAGGCTGGCGATGCAGATCAGGAAGATGCCAATGTAAAGCGCGGCGTCCATTTCTTGGTTTTCTCCCTGCAGCCGATTGACTGTGAATGCCTATTCTTCGAGTACATTCCGTTCAAAAAGAATGCCACATGCTTGGAGGAGGGGGATAAGTTCTTTCTCAGATCAGAGATTATAAGGGTAATCGGCCAGTCATATAGAAGTAAATGAAATCCAGAAAAGCAGAATAGCCCAATATCCAGAACGGGGCGCCAAACGCATGAACAAGACCAATCTTAGCCAGCTTCACATAGGCGGGCTTCAGCGCAGGCTCCTTCTTGTACCAAAATGCGGGCAGCAGGAAGATGAAGTTCAGATTGCGCGCGAGATTGCGTTTTCTCAGCTCTTCGTATTCTGGCCTCTGACGGATCTTGTGAAAAGAGTAGATCGTACCAGCGAAAATCACGATTATTCCGATGTACCGTAAAGCATCTATCATCTGATTTGTTTTATGTCCCTAAGCAAGCCAACTTATGCCCGCGCGGTGAAGCACCGTAGCGTTGGTCTTTTAATTCGGTGAAGGGCGCCCTTAGCACATATGCAAAGAGCAATCATCAGCAAAGCACGGCCTATCACGGTACAGTAGCGAGATCTTACCGTGGTGGAGTGGTACGCAACCTTCCTTGAGGGCTATTTTCAGCCGGTTTTCACATTGCAACGCATAAAAACGCAAAATTTTGCATAGTAACGCACAGAATAACGCAGGTGCGCACGTGCTGGTTCGTGATCTACACACAGGGTTGCTTCTATGTCAGGTTGTCGCATCCGCCGAAGTGATGAACTGGTATATCTAACTTCTACTAGAGACTAAGATATAAATATATTTCAGTTAAACTGCCACTTTGGGCACAGTTTTCCTCTTCCCACCTTAAGAGCAAATGCAAGTATAAACCGCAATAAACTGCCGAAAACGAGGTTTATACTCACCGTCGCTCTTATATATGTGAACTATATTGAGATTCATTCAATTTCACTTATCCACCTCGTTCTTTAGTTTGAGCTCAAACACTTGGGTAAAGGTTTCATTCTGGCGTTCAGATAGTGCTTTACCCTACTGGGATTTGAACGGGGTCCATTTTAAAGATGAAGGGATTCCGAAGTTTTTAGGAGAGACTTGCAGTTTACGCCAAGGAGCTTAACCTGCCTTGCGAACGAGATTGCTCAAAGAGATTCCTTTGGTCAGTTCGATAAAGTTTAGGGCCTTTGGTGCATTGCACAAAAACGGAACCAGCCACTACGCTGGGAAAGAGAACAAAAACGATTGGAACAGTTGGTAACGAGCGATTTCTGCTGGAAACCTATTTAACAGGCAAGAGGTTAGAACATGATCATAGGGGCTGCCAAGGAAGTCCTTGACGGGGAACGTCGGGTCGCGTTGACGCCGGACAGCGCCCGACAGCTGCAAAAGCTGGGATACGAGTGCGCTATTGAATCCGGTGCAGGTGAAGCTGCAAACTTCTCAGACAAAGATTACACAGACGCTGACGTAAAGGTTGTTGCAGACGCAAAAACGCTCTGGGAAACCTCTGATATTGTTATCAAAGTCCGTCCGCCCGAAACTTCTGAACTGGAACTGACGCACGAAGGACAATCCGTCATCAGCTTCTTCTGGCCAGCCCAGAATGGTGAGCTCCTTCAGCAGTTTGCCGATAAGAAGGTGAATGTGCTGGCGATGGATATGGTCCCGCGTATCTCCCGCGCGCAGAAGATGGATGCTTTGTCATCCATGGCCAACATTGCCGGTTATCGCGCTGTTATTGAAGCTGGTAACAACTTCGGTCGCTTCTTCACCGGTCAGATCACCGCTGCCGGTAAAGTGCCACCAGCCAAAGTGCTCGTCATCGGCGCTGGCGTTGCCGGCCTTGCCGCAATCGGCGCGTCCACATCTCTGGGCGCAATCACTCTGGCCTTCGACGTTCGCCCGGAAGTGGCTGAGCAGGTCGAGTCCATGGGCGCTGAGTTCGTTTATCTGGATTTTGAGGAAGAGCAGCAGGACGGCGCAGCCACAGGCGGCTATGCTTCTGTTTCTTCTCCAGAATTCCGTGAAGCACAGCTGGCGAAGTTCCGTGAGCTGGCACCGGAAGTCGACATCGTCATCACCACAGCTCTGATCCCAGGCCGCGATGCGCCTGAGCTCTGGACCGAAGACATGGTCCAGTCCATGAAGCCGGGTTCCGTGATTGTCGACCTTGCTGCTGAAAAAGGCGGCAACTGCAAACTGACCAAGATGGACGAGAAGATCGTCACCGAGAACGGCATCACCGTGATCGGCTACACTGACTTCCCATCCCGAATGGCAACGCAGTCGTCTACGCTGTACGCAACCAACATCCGTCACATGATGACAGACCTGACCCCTGAGAAAGACGGTCAGATCAATATCGACATGGAAGACGATGTGATCCGCGGTGCAACGGCAACCAAGGACGGGGAAATCACTTTCCCACCACCAAAGCCGAAAATCGCTGCGATTGCTGCCCAAAAACCGAAGGAAAAAGCACCAGAGCTGACACCGGAAGAACGCCGTGCCGCTGAAGTTGCGGCCTTCAAAGACCAGACCAAGAAGCAGGTTGCTCTGCTTGCTGGTGGTGGCGCGTTGCTGCTGCTCGTTGGCCTTGTTGCACCAGCAAGCTTCATGCAGCACTTCATCGTGTTTGTTCTGGCTTGCTTCGTTGGCTTCCAGGTTATCTGGGGCGTTGCACACTCTCTGCATACCCCGCTGATGGCTGTCACCAACGCGATTTCTTCCATCGTTATCTTGGGTGCACTGTTGCAAATCGGGTCTGGCAGCTGGCTTGTCATTCTCCTTGCTGCTGTTTCAGTCTTTATGGCTGGTATCAACATCTTCGGTGGCTTCCTCGTAACCCGGCGCATGCTCGCCATGTTCCAGAAGTCTTAAGGGGGCCGGTACTATGGAATTTAGTTTCACTACCGCCGCTTATGTTGTTGCGGCTGTTCTCTTCATTCTGTCTCTGGGCGGTCTGTCCGGTCAGGAAAGCGCGAAACGTGCTGTATGGTACGGTATCGCGGGTATGGCGCTGGCTGTTGTTGCCACACTCATCGGTCCGGGTTCCGGCCTCTGGCTGCTCTCCGTTATCCTGATCGCTGCTGGCGGCGTGATCGGTTACTATGTGGCACAGCGCGTGCAGATGACCGAGATGCCTCAGCTGGTTGCCGCCATGCACTCGCTGGTTGGTCTGGCTGCTGTGTTCGTCGGCTTTAACGCTGATATCGAGCTTGGCCGCGTTCTTGCAATGGATGGAACTGCTCAAAAAGCACTTGAAGGCTTTGCTGCAGTTCTGGCGAAAAAGACCAGTGTTGAAGTTTCCATTCTTCGCGTAGAAGTCTTCCTTGGCGTGTTCATTGGTGCGGTTACCTTCACCGGTTCTGTCGTTGCATTCGGCAAGCTGGCAGGAAAGCTTAACTCTAAGGCGATTAAACTACCGGGCGGTCATGCGCTCAACGCAGGCGCTGCAATTGCTTCAATTATTCTGGGCATCATGTACTTCAACGATGCAGGTATCTGGACTCTAATCCTGATGACCCTGCTGGCATTCTTCATCGGTTACCATCTGATCATGGGTATCGGTGGTGCAGATATGCCTGTTGTTGTCTCCATGCTGAACTCCTACTCAGGCTGGGCAGCTGCAGCGATTGGTTTCTCCCTTGGCAACGACCTTCTCATCGTTGTGGGTGCGCTCGTTGGTTCTTCTGGTGCAATTCTCTCTTACATCATGTGTAAGGCGATGAACCGCCACTTCGTCTCCGTTATTCTGGGTGGCTTTGGTAACACCTCTGGCCCTGCTCAGGAAATCGAAGGCGAGATGGTTCCAACGGATACCGACTTCGTTGCAGAAACCCTTTCTGAAGCTGACAGCATCGTTATCGTACCAGGTTACGGCATGGCTGTTGCTCAGGCACAGCAGTCCGTTTCTGAGCTAACCAAGCGTCTGCGTGACAAAGGTAAAAACGTACGCTTTGCAATCCACCCGGTTGCAGGTCGTCTGCCAGGTCACATGAACGTTCTGCTGGCTGAAGCGAAAGTGCCTTATGATATCGTTCTGGAAATGGACGAGATCAACGATGACTTCCCGGATACAGATGTTGTGATCATCATCGGTGCGAACGACATCGTGAACCCGGCAGCTCAGGAAGATCCAAACTCTCCAATCGCTGGCATGCCAGTGCTGGAAGTCTGGAAAGCCAAGCACGTGTTCATCTCCAAGCGTGGTCAGGGCACCGGCTACTCCGGCATCGAGAACCCACTGTTCTACAAGGAAAACTCCCGCATGTATTACGGCGATGCAAAGTCTTCCATGGACGCCCTGCTCGGCAAAATCAGCTAAGCTGAACCAGAGTTGAAACAAAGAAACCCCGGAGTGTAATGAACACTCCGGGGTTTCTTTGTTTTTTCTGAACTGAAGCTTCTTCAATGCAGCTCTTCATCGCCAACTAAAAGGCTACTGACAGCCCAGCTTCTCAAGCAGTTCTGGGTTTGCATCAATTGTGGAGTCACCACCGAGCTTACCGTCGTAACCGCAGAGGCGGACTTTGGCGGTTTCGTCGATCATGTCGGGTTGATCGGTGAAGGCGACCATGCCGGAGCCGAGGAGGGTGTAAAGGCCCTGTGAGGTTGGTGGAGACAGGTAGCCTTCCGCCTGAACCAAGCCGACTTTGCCGTCGAAGATGCCGGTTTCCAAAGAAGTGGCGCGGATGCTGCCAGCTTCAGGAATGCCAGTCACCCGAATGACATCACCAGATTCCACGTGTTGCGGAATGATGCCTGCGATCAAGGTGTTCCCGATCTGAGGCACGTTGCTGGCGCCGACGGAAAGGTTACTGCCAATGATCACCGCGGACTGGCGTGGTGGAACCACTTCAACGCGTGTTGCGACCACATCTTCATCCTGCCAGAGACCACTGATCGCGACCCAATCGCCTTGCTTCACAGTGGTCGCAATGGTCAGCGGAACATGAACAGCTGTTCCCATGATTTCAAAGATTCTGCCGGTCTCATCTGAGCTGATTTCTGAGACTGGACCAATGATTGGCAATATGCGCCGGATGCTTTGAGCTTCCCAATTCGCACCAGCCAAATCGGCAACAACGGCGACCGTATCTCCCGGCACCAACTGCGCGGCGGTGAGTGGGCCTAGTTCGTTTTTCACCGGCAGATCAGCAGGGAAGGTAATCCGCTGCTCGTTGACGATGATACTGCCAAGGCGTGTGATCGTACCGACAATGCCGGTCCCCAAAATACCGCCTTCACGCTCCTCTTCTGCATGTCCTGCAGCTGGAGCTATTAGAAAACTGGACGCAATCAGAGCGGAAAGTGTGTGCCTCCAAACCATCATGCAGCCGCCTCATCAGAGGACGGCTTTTTTGGAAGGACGTAGGCCCCAAAGGCAAAACGGCCATTTGCGGTCTGTTCCGCATCATTCATCTGCATCTCCCTCGCCAGAGCGTTGACTTCTTCCAAAAGCATCTGGGCTTTCTCTTGCGTCAGCCTGTTCAGCTTCTCAACTGACTCATCAGATAAATGTGAGTAGCGCAGGATTCGATCAAAATTGAGGGAGGTTCCTTCAGGAGCAATTAAGTTGTGGGTAGCCGCTGTCAGATGGGTGGAAAGCGTCGCCTGATAGGCCGCGACCTGTTCTGCACTTCCGGCAGCCGGAAGTAAGGCGTGAGTCAACAAACGATAAAATCCGTCATCTAATTCCGTAACGACACCTTGTTCGATAAGCGCTTCCAAAACCGTTCCCGGCGCCATATCTGCGCGCGTCAGACGCACCAGCTCATCAAAGCCCGGTTCTTTTTCGCTTCCGTGCCGGGGCAGGTCGCGCGGCGTTCCTTCGCTGCTTTGGAACTCTGGTGCAGTGGCCCAGTAGCTTATGGCGAGCGCTGAAGCATTGACGGATTTCTTAAGAGATCCGCCGTTTTCGTCGGTTCGTAACCGCTTGACATCCTTACGATGAATTCCGGTCTTCAGGCTAACCCGGCTGTCTGTCGTTTTGCCTGGGGTTTCCTCCAGTGCGGCTTGCAGCAGGGCGCGTTTTAAGGCCTCGGTCGCTGGCCCGATTGTGACGCCACGCGCCACCATCGCTTTCGCCAGCGGGGCAAGAAGCGCTGTGAGGGCAGTCTCAAAAGGGTCTGTTTGCTCGGGACTCATTTCCGTTTCCTGTGCTGTCCAGTTCTCTAATCATTACACCAAAATTTTTCATCCTACGAATTCGTTACTGCTTGTTGAACACTTGTTATACTCAAATGGGAATTTTTCCCATTATCTAGAATGAGTGT from Microbulbifer sp. MKSA007 includes these protein-coding regions:
- a CDS encoding DUF5666 domain-containing protein; protein product: MMVWRHTLSALIASSFLIAPAAGHAEEEREGGILGTGIVGTITRLGSIIVNEQRITFPADLPVKNELGPLTAAQLVPGDTVAVVADLAGANWEAQSIRRILPIIGPVSEISSDETGRIFEIMGTAVHVPLTIATTVKQGDWVAISGLWQDEDVVATRVEVVPPRQSAVIIGSNLSVGASNVPQIGNTLIAGIIPQHVESGDVIRVTGIPEAGSIRATSLETGIFDGKVGLVQAEGYLSPPTSQGLYTLLGSGMVAFTDQPDMIDETAKVRLCGYDGKLGGDSTIDANPELLEKLGCQ
- a CDS encoding DUF6502 family protein is translated as MSPEQTDPFETALTALLAPLAKAMVARGVTIGPATEALKRALLQAALEETPGKTTDSRVSLKTGIHRKDVKRLRTDENGGSLKKSVNASALAISYWATAPEFQSSEGTPRDLPRHGSEKEPGFDELVRLTRADMAPGTVLEALIEQGVVTELDDGFYRLLTHALLPAAGSAEQVAAYQATLSTHLTAATHNLIAPEGTSLNFDRILRYSHLSDESVEKLNRLTQEKAQMLLEEVNALAREMQMNDAEQTANGRFAFGAYVLPKKPSSDEAAA
- a CDS encoding FG-GAP repeat protein: MNNTVLDHSTNLAPSVEESNQITEFLKLTVPGISQRGRLGSSVAVNEAGVIAVGASTAAEADLILSGSVTVFRPLGDGSYEEVYIAAPEDLAEAQFGEAISIMNDGTLIVGAPHASPDGFVRGGAVYVYPIGNDGYYSTPIKLIASDTSHVDFFGSAVSVNESGQIVVAAKGDDADGVYNAGAIYVFTPQEDGSYKELKLSSPSVAAYFGSSVSINEDGLIAVGASGEHDSTGALYIYKPTESGYDNPIKLEVDDLFFYDQFGAAVSVNDVGEILVSQPGNMVDGKYVAGSVLLFKPDPQGNYTQKKNLLYPIQLMATCLAPLSP
- a CDS encoding Re/Si-specific NAD(P)(+) transhydrogenase subunit alpha produces the protein MIIGAAKEVLDGERRVALTPDSARQLQKLGYECAIESGAGEAANFSDKDYTDADVKVVADAKTLWETSDIVIKVRPPETSELELTHEGQSVISFFWPAQNGELLQQFADKKVNVLAMDMVPRISRAQKMDALSSMANIAGYRAVIEAGNNFGRFFTGQITAAGKVPPAKVLVIGAGVAGLAAIGASTSLGAITLAFDVRPEVAEQVESMGAEFVYLDFEEEQQDGAATGGYASVSSPEFREAQLAKFRELAPEVDIVITTALIPGRDAPELWTEDMVQSMKPGSVIVDLAAEKGGNCKLTKMDEKIVTENGITVIGYTDFPSRMATQSSTLYATNIRHMMTDLTPEKDGQINIDMEDDVIRGATATKDGEITFPPPKPKIAAIAAQKPKEKAPELTPEERRAAEVAAFKDQTKKQVALLAGGGALLLLVGLVAPASFMQHFIVFVLACFVGFQVIWGVAHSLHTPLMAVTNAISSIVILGALLQIGSGSWLVILLAAVSVFMAGINIFGGFLVTRRMLAMFQKS
- a CDS encoding NAD(P)(+) transhydrogenase (Re/Si-specific) subunit beta; this translates as MEFSFTTAAYVVAAVLFILSLGGLSGQESAKRAVWYGIAGMALAVVATLIGPGSGLWLLSVILIAAGGVIGYYVAQRVQMTEMPQLVAAMHSLVGLAAVFVGFNADIELGRVLAMDGTAQKALEGFAAVLAKKTSVEVSILRVEVFLGVFIGAVTFTGSVVAFGKLAGKLNSKAIKLPGGHALNAGAAIASIILGIMYFNDAGIWTLILMTLLAFFIGYHLIMGIGGADMPVVVSMLNSYSGWAAAAIGFSLGNDLLIVVGALVGSSGAILSYIMCKAMNRHFVSVILGGFGNTSGPAQEIEGEMVPTDTDFVAETLSEADSIVIVPGYGMAVAQAQQSVSELTKRLRDKGKNVRFAIHPVAGRLPGHMNVLLAEAKVPYDIVLEMDEINDDFPDTDVVIIIGANDIVNPAAQEDPNSPIAGMPVLEVWKAKHVFISKRGQGTGYSGIENPLFYKENSRMYYGDAKSSMDALLGKIS
- a CDS encoding RidA family protein; the protein is MSDITRLNKGPRMSQAVIYNGIVHLSGQVDTNGKTAADQTRAILANIETLLEEAGSNKSRILQATIWLNDVADFDEMNSVWDAWVDPQNPPARACGECKLALDSLKVEILITAAAA